The nucleotide sequence CGCTGGGCGGGAATCATTTTCATCAGTTCTTCCACGGGTACGTTTTCATCGAGCATGGCGGTATCGATCAGCCCTGGCGCGACGCAATTGACGGTGATCTTGCGCTTGCCGAGCTCGATTGCCAACGCCTTGGCCGCGCCGATCAGTCCGGCCTTCGACGCACTGTAATTGACCTGGCCACGGTTGCCGATCAGCCCTGAAACCGAGGTGATGCAGACGATCCGTCCGGCGGCGCGACGACGGATCATCGGCATCATCACCGGATGCAGCACGTTATAGAAACCGTCGAGATTGGTGCGCATCACCGCGTCCCAATCTTCTTCGCTCAGCGCTGGAAACGCACCGTCGCGGGTCAGGCCGGCGTTGAGCACCACGCCGTAATACGCGCCGTGGGTGTCGACGTCGGCCTCGAGAATGGCTTTGCAGGCAGCACGGTCGGACACGTCGAACTGCAGGACCCGGGCCTGGCGTCCGAGGGCCTGTATCTCGGCCTGGACGGCTTGCGCCTCGGCACGACCGCTGCGGCAGTGCAGCACGATGTCATGCCCGGCCTGGGCCAGGCGCAGGGCGATGGCGCGGCCGATGCCACGGCTGGAGCCGGTGACCAGTACGGATTCAGTCATGGCGGGTTTCCTGTTGCGGACGGTTCATGGAGGTAGTGGGCGGACTGCGGCGGACGGAACACGTTCAACCGGGCGGTGGCGCGAATGCCGGGCGCTTCGATATGGCATTCGAACACACCCATGCCGTTGTCGTCTTCCAGCGAGCGCACGCCGCGGATGTCCAGCTCGGTGCCGACCGGAAAACAGTCGACATTGCATTCGAACTTGCGGGTGCCGAGCAGGAAGCCCAGCTCCACCGCATCACCACGTCGGCGCGCATGGCAACCGGCAAACGCGGCGACACTCTGGGCCATCAGTTCGATGCCGACCCAGGCCGGCAGGTCACCGTCTTCACGGTTGAACAAGCCGCCGGGCCGGACGGTGGCCTGGGTACGGATCTGCTCGTCATCGAAGGCCACGACGCGGTCGATGAGGATCATGTCGCCTGCGTGGGGCAGCAGCTCGGCGAGTGGCCAGTCAATCATGGGGCATCTCCGATAATCAGGCTGACGTTGTTGCCGCCGAAGGCAAACGAATTGCTCATCAGGCGACGGGGGCCGGTCGGGTTCAGGCGGCTGTCGGCGCGGGTCCAGGCCAGGGCCGGCAGTTCAGGATCTGCCTGGCCGTCCCAGACATGCGGCGGCAGGGCCCCGGCGGTGTTTTCCGCACTCAGGCTCAGCCAGCAGAATGCCGCTTCCAATGCCCCGGCCGCGCCCAAGGTGTGGCCGGTCATGGGCTTGGTGGAGGAACAGGGTATCCCGTCCGGAAACAGCCCGGCCACCGCATGGCTTTCCATGGCATCGTTGTGTTGCGTGGCGGTGCCGTGCAGGTTCAGGTAATCGATCTGACTGGCCTCGAGGCCCGCGCAGAGCAAGGCTTTCTCCATGGCCTGGCGAGCGCCACGGCCGCTGGGCTCCGGGGCGGAAATATGATGGGCGTCAGAGCTGGCGCCATCGCCGAGCAAGGCAATCGACGTTCCATTGCCTGGCGCTTTGCTCATGAGAAACAGCACGGCCGCCTCGCCGATGTTGATGCCGCTACGGTTCACCGAAAACGGATTGCAGCGTTCGTCCGATACCGCTTCCAGCGCCGAAAAACCGTTAAGGGTCAGCTTGCACAGGCTGTCCACCCCACCACAGAGCACCGCATCGCACAGGCCCAGGTCGAGCAAGCGCCGGGCGCTCATCAAGGCGCGGGCGCTGGAGGTGCAGGCGGTGGAAATCACATAGGACGGACCACTCAGGCCGAGCCAGTCGGAGAGAAAGTTGGCCGGGGCGCTGAGTTCCTGCTGCTGGTAGTCGTAGCCCTCCGGGAAGCGCTGCTCGCGCAGGTAATGGGCAATGCCCTGGCTGGCCTCGTCGATCCCCGAGGTGCTGGTGCCCAGGACGATGCCGATGCGAGCACGGCCGTAGGCCTGGATGGCCTGGTCGATCTCGGCACGGATCTGCATGCAGGCTTCCAGCAGCAACTGATTGTTGCGACTGCCATGGACGGCCAGGGTTTCGGGGATGGGCGCCAGTTCGCCGGTCACCGAGGCAACCGGCAAGGCACGCTCGGCCACCCACCCGGCTTCGACACGCAGGCCCGAGCAGTCGCCGGCGAACAGATTGCGCGCCACTTCATCTTTATCGCGGCCCAGCGCGCAGATCACACCCAGGGCATTCAAATAGGCGGTCATGGCGCGCTCTCGGTCAACGGTGTGATGCGGTAGTGGGGACCTTGGGGCAGGCTTAGCTGAAAATCCAGCGGCTGCTTGTAGCGCACCTGCCAGCGGGAATCCAGGGTTCGTTGCCCAGTCTGTTGCCGGGCGGTCGGGTAGTTGCCGGGCAGTTCGGTTTCCGGTGTCAGGGCGAACAGCAGCGCGGCAAACAGTTCTCGCGCTTCGGCGTTGGGGGGCAACAGCCCGTCGGCTTGCCACTGGCCGTCGACCAGGCGCTGACGGGCCAGGGGAATGCCCAGCGGGTCCATCATCGACCAGCGAATGCCAGCGTCTTCGCGCTGGATCACCAGTAGCCAGTCCTGGCGCTGGCCGGCCATTTGTCGCTCGATGTGCAATTGCAGCGGCAGCGCCAGGGTTGGCGTGCGCTCGGGCAGTGGCGCGTGGCTGGCGCAGGCACTGAGCAGCAACAAGCAGCCGATCAGCAGGCTGCCGAGGCCGGTACGAATCATTCGCCTGCTCCTTCGACGGGCTTGCGGGCCACGACGTTGACCAGGGTTTCTTCCCGCTCGCCGAACGGCCGGGGGCGGCGCAGGCCAAAACGTTCCAGCAGGCCGAAATCTTTGGAGCGGCTCCACCACAGGTAGGGATAGGACACGTTGCCGGCTTCGAATTGGAACCCTTGCTGGCGGATCATCTCCAGGTACTGCGCCGCGCTTTTCTGTACCTGCATGGGATGACGGAACAGCCAGCGGATGACCCAGGTATCGATGTAGGCCTCGGTGGATTCGGCGAACATCAAATAACCGCCGGGCTTGAGCACGCGATAGAACTCGGCCAGGGCCTTTTCCTGTTCCACCAGGTGATGGAAGGTCTGGTGACAGAACAGCAGGTCGACGCTGGCATCCGGTATCGCCAGGGTTGCGCAGTCGCTGCCGATCAGTTCCACGGCCATGCCCTGGCGGGCCGCTTCTTCGGCGCTCAGCGCCAGGCTGTGGGGATCGGCATCGACCCCGATCAGCCGCTGTGGCGCGAACACCTGGCGCAGGTACTGGAACGACTTGCCCTGGCCGCAACCGGCGTCCAGCAACACCGGGTAGGCCGGCAATGGTGTGCTGAACAGGCCGCGTAGGTCATTGATCGCCACGCGCAACACATGGTGCTGCCAGGTGTGGCTGCGCAGGAACCAGAAGCCGAAGCGGGTTTCTTCGACGTAGCTGTCGCTCAGGTAGTTCATCTCGCTCATGGGGCCGGGCTCGCACAGATTTCCGAGAGCATGCGCAGGCGTCGCTTGGGTTCGCTGACGAACGGGTTGCGTTGATCCCAGGCATAACCGGCCAGGATCGAGCTGATCATGCGGCGGATGTCGGACGAACCTTCGGTATAGAAGATCACGTCCTGGAAGGTGCCGGCGTACCAGCCCTCGACATAGCAGCGGAAGGTATCGACGCCGCGCTTGAGCGGTTCGGCGAACTCGCTTTGCCAGTCCACGGGTTCACCTTGCAACTGACGATGCAATACGTCGGCAGCCATGCTTGCCGAACGCATGGCGATGGTCACGCCGGAGGAAAACACCGGGTCGAGGAATTCCGCGGCATTGCCCAGCAGGGCGAAGCCTGAGCCGTGCAGGGTTTTGACGTTGGCCGAGTAGCCACCGATGGTCCGCGCCGGGGTATCCCACACCGCGTTGTCCAGCACCCCGGCGAGGCTTGGGGTCTCGTCGATGAAGCCCCGCAGGCAGGCGTCGAGGTCGTCGGTGCGGCCGGCAAAATGTTCCGCCGCCGCGACCACGCCCACCGAGCAACGCCCGCCACTGAACGGAATGGTCCAGAACCAGATATCACGCTGGGTCGGGTGGGTGGTGATGAGGATTTTCTCGCGATCGAAGGCCGGGTTATCGATACGGTCTTCGATGTGTGTGAATACCGCCTGGCGCAGCGGGAAGTTCGACGGTGCCTCAAGGTCCAGCAAACGCGGGAGGACCCGTCCATAGCCGCTGGCGTCGAGGACGAACCCGGCTTCGATCCGGTATTCGCTGCCATCCTCGCGCTGCACGCCCAGTTGTGGTTTGGCGAGGTTGAAGTCGACGTTGGCGATGGCTTCGCCATAACGGATCTCTACGCCTTGCAACGCGGCTTGATCGGCCAGCAGCTTGTCGAAGTCGGCGCGCTGTACCTGGAAAGTGGTGGGCTTGCCTTCGCTGAAGGTGTCGCCGAAATCGAAGGCGCTGTAGCGCTCGCCCCAGGCGAAGGCCGCGCCGTTCTTGCGCTGGAAACCGGCGGCATTCACCGCGTCGAGCATGCCGGCCTCTTCGACGAAGTCCAGGCAATGGGACAGCAGGCTCTCGCCGATGGAGAACCTTGGGAAATGCTGGCGTTCGATGACCAGCACATCGTGCCCCTTGCGCTTGAGCAGCGCGGCCGCGATGGCGCCGGACGGCCCTGCGCCGATGATGACGACCTGGCGACGTTCCATTTCAGTTGCAGGCATTTGGACTCCTTGCCGAGGCAGCGATGTTTGAATGAGAAGGGGGCGTGATCATCATTGGATGGGTTCCAACGCTGACATTGCATGCGCCTGGCGCCCGGCCCACGGCGCCAGCAAGAAGCTGAACGCCAGCCCCAGGCTCACCGCCAGGCCGAAGTTGCTCACCGCCGGCGTGCTGGAAAGCGCCAGCAGGCCGAACGACAGCCACGTGGTGACCGCCGCCAGCAACGTGCCCAGCAGGCTCACGGCGGCGCCGCCGATCTGCTCGCGCATCAGGATCGCGTAGTCGACACCGATAGCCGTCACCAGCAGCAGGCCGAACAGGCTGAACAGTGTCAGCGGCTGCCCCAGCCAGCCCAGGCTCGCCAGGCTGCACAGTGCGGCCAGCAAAGGCAGGGCGACGATGCGCAGGGCTGCGCCGACGCCGAACGGCCAGATCAACACCAGCACGATCAGCACGCAGGAAGCCAGTTTCAGTTCGGCGGCGCTGATCTGTGTGGCAGCGAACACCCGGTTCAGGTCCCCCAGGCGATCCACCAGTTGCACGCCGGGCAGGTCCACCGCCTGCAAGCGCAGCAGCGCGGCGTCGTTCAAGCCTTGCAAACTGACCATCGCGGCCACGCCTTGCGCTGTCGGGCCGAGCCAGAGTGTGCGGTATGGCTCGGCCAACGGACCGGTCAGCGCGGCATCGATGTCTTCCACCGGCAAGGCTTGCAATTGGGTCAGCTCCGCTTGCAGCGCGGCGACCGGCACGCCCAGGTCCAGGAGCGGTTGCCAGAACGCCGGGAGCCGAGCCAGGGCCTCGCGCACTT is from Pseudomonas sp. B21-056 and encodes:
- a CDS encoding hotdog family protein, which codes for MIDWPLAELLPHAGDMILIDRVVAFDDEQIRTQATVRPGGLFNREDGDLPAWVGIELMAQSVAAFAGCHARRRGDAVELGFLLGTRKFECNVDCFPVGTELDIRGVRSLEDDNGMGVFECHIEAPGIRATARLNVFRPPQSAHYLHEPSATGNPP
- a CDS encoding beta-ketoacyl-[acyl-carrier-protein] synthase family protein, producing the protein MTAYLNALGVICALGRDKDEVARNLFAGDCSGLRVEAGWVAERALPVASVTGELAPIPETLAVHGSRNNQLLLEACMQIRAEIDQAIQAYGRARIGIVLGTSTSGIDEASQGIAHYLREQRFPEGYDYQQQELSAPANFLSDWLGLSGPSYVISTACTSSARALMSARRLLDLGLCDAVLCGGVDSLCKLTLNGFSALEAVSDERCNPFSVNRSGINIGEAAVLFLMSKAPGNGTSIALLGDGASSDAHHISAPEPSGRGARQAMEKALLCAGLEASQIDYLNLHGTATQHNDAMESHAVAGLFPDGIPCSSTKPMTGHTLGAAGALEAAFCWLSLSAENTAGALPPHVWDGQADPELPALAWTRADSRLNPTGPRRLMSNSFAFGGNNVSLIIGDAP
- a CDS encoding NAD(P)/FAD-dependent oxidoreductase; translation: MPATEMERRQVVIIGAGPSGAIAAALLKRKGHDVLVIERQHFPRFSIGESLLSHCLDFVEEAGMLDAVNAAGFQRKNGAAFAWGERYSAFDFGDTFSEGKPTTFQVQRADFDKLLADQAALQGVEIRYGEAIANVDFNLAKPQLGVQREDGSEYRIEAGFVLDASGYGRVLPRLLDLEAPSNFPLRQAVFTHIEDRIDNPAFDREKILITTHPTQRDIWFWTIPFSGGRCSVGVVAAAEHFAGRTDDLDACLRGFIDETPSLAGVLDNAVWDTPARTIGGYSANVKTLHGSGFALLGNAAEFLDPVFSSGVTIAMRSASMAADVLHRQLQGEPVDWQSEFAEPLKRGVDTFRCYVEGWYAGTFQDVIFYTEGSSDIRRMISSILAGYAWDQRNPFVSEPKRRLRMLSEICASPAP
- a CDS encoding DUF3261 domain-containing protein — its product is MIRTGLGSLLIGCLLLLSACASHAPLPERTPTLALPLQLHIERQMAGQRQDWLLVIQREDAGIRWSMMDPLGIPLARQRLVDGQWQADGLLPPNAEARELFAALLFALTPETELPGNYPTARQQTGQRTLDSRWQVRYKQPLDFQLSLPQGPHYRITPLTESAP
- the fabG gene encoding 3-oxoacyl-ACP reductase FabG — protein: MTESVLVTGSSRGIGRAIALRLAQAGHDIVLHCRSGRAEAQAVQAEIQALGRQARVLQFDVSDRAACKAILEADVDTHGAYYGVVLNAGLTRDGAFPALSEEDWDAVMRTNLDGFYNVLHPVMMPMIRRRAAGRIVCITSVSGLIGNRGQVNYSASKAGLIGAAKALAIELGKRKITVNCVAPGLIDTAMLDENVPVEELMKMIPAQRMGTPEEVAGAVNFLMSAEAGYITRQVLAVNGGLC
- a CDS encoding class I SAM-dependent methyltransferase, whose product is MNYLSDSYVEETRFGFWFLRSHTWQHHVLRVAINDLRGLFSTPLPAYPVLLDAGCGQGKSFQYLRQVFAPQRLIGVDADPHSLALSAEEAARQGMAVELIGSDCATLAIPDASVDLLFCHQTFHHLVEQEKALAEFYRVLKPGGYLMFAESTEAYIDTWVIRWLFRHPMQVQKSAAQYLEMIRQQGFQFEAGNVSYPYLWWSRSKDFGLLERFGLRRPRPFGEREETLVNVVARKPVEGAGE